Genomic window (Rhodothermales bacterium):
AATAATCACGCTGGGAACATAGCGGAGCGAGAAAAAGCAGTGCGGTGAAGATATGCGGCGCAGGAGCGAAATCGCGCGCCGCCTTTGAGATATGTCAAGGACCCCGGCCGATTGAGGTCGCAGATTTGTGCGCAACAGGTATCGATGAGAAGGACAATATCATGGTTGAATCAAGTCAATCCAGCAGTCTCTGGCCGCATCTCTATGAGCCCTTCAGCCGTATGGGCTCAAAGCTCCGGGACTGGCTGGCCCCCGCGTCAGACGCTTCGTCGAACGATAATGTCTACCGGATAAACGTGGAGCTTCCCGGGGTCTCGGAGGAGGATATCGAGTTGAGCGCCGAAAGCGGCATGCTGACGGTATCCGGAGAGAAGATGGAGGAAACCGAGGAAAAGGGAGAGACCTGGTACTTCTCCGAACGTCAGTACGGTGCATTTCGCCGTTCCTTTCGCATGCCCGAAGACGCCGATGTCAACAAGACCGAAG
Coding sequences:
- a CDS encoding Hsp20/alpha crystallin family protein, whose product is MVESSQSSSLWPHLYEPFSRMGSKLRDWLAPASDASSNDNVYRINVELPGVSEEDIELSAESGMLTVSGEKMEETEEKGETWYFSERQYGAFRRSFRMPEDADVNKTEAHMKDGVLTITVPRRSSEEGRGKKIAVKKG